A genomic segment from Anticarsia gemmatalis isolate Benzon Research Colony breed Stoneville strain chromosome 14, ilAntGemm2 primary, whole genome shotgun sequence encodes:
- the LOC142978590 gene encoding uncharacterized protein LOC142978590 yields the protein MDKSNIHHLGCAGAGVGAPAGSNKRSRSRTPVVLGASSLAQTDQLAELSEAEEPTFFRRPSISDSESERDEAASSGGAPMFRKGRQVASESGKGRKRPVSAMRQEAEPLAKVSPRKGGKKKRGKARSSLASEESGLSCAVTGSMTDLDIALSEDEGNRLQLKPGPSDRELEKLTATDIAQLMLRHMDAVRHVADRSNLKGSFAKSIKEAEKEVRRAASELSRRTASVENVALKAENHRLTLRVDLLTKEVAALKEVVESLSANSRPTEVTSEGDFDRRFADFRLFLDARFGAIEARLPPEPRLRPPLAADKGVAQPKPAPQTNVAWTIVPPAPAPSSAPSSITERDGKASKGKGKGKRKGKKSEGGVVPTPAPAPGPSQPASGLSAGPPFPPPLSEGWNVVARKRSKKGAKAAAPAQTPIAAVTKSPAKKQEKAAVALRPPSAAAIILTVSQDAVARGITYAELIARAKQNIVLADHGISGIAKICVAATGARKMEIPGPDAERKADSLAGKLKEVLGSDAIVSRPCKCVDIRIRGLDDSVTPEEVAQAISRTGGCPVEAVKVGAVRSGPRGEGTAWAKCPIVAAKKVADAGRLLVGWVSARISVAEPRQMRCFRCLAAGHARAVCDSECDRSDICYRCGQAGHKAGQCSAAPRCILCVQAKLPAEHRLGGPSCRAPKPKSKAGKASQKTGGKAPQNNMNGQPSQAGEAMELGN from the coding sequence GTAGTAACAAAAGATCCAGGTCCCGGACACCTGTGGTGTTGGGGGCCTCTAGTTTGGCGCAGACGGACCAGCTCGCTGAGCTATCCGAGGCTGAGGAGCCTACGTTTTTCAGGCGTCCCTCTATTAGTGACAGCGAGTCGGAAAGGGACGAGGCTGCCTCTTCGGGCGGGGCCCCGATGTTCAGGAAGGGGCGCCAGGTAGCCAGCGAATCAGGCAAAGGCCGAAAGCGGCCAGTATCAGCCATGCGCCAAGAGGCCGAGCCTCTGGCCAAAGTGAGCCCACGCAAGGGTGGGAAAAAGAAGAGAGGGAAAGCGCGATCGTCTCTCGCTAGCGAAGAGAGTGGCCTCAGCTGTGCTGTAACCGGGTCGATGACCGACCTGGACATAGCCCTGAGTGAAGATGAGGGAAATCGCCTCCAATTGAAGCCAGGGCCGTCTGACCGGGAGCTGGAAAAGCTGACCGCGACAGACATCGCCCAACTAATGTTGCGGCACATGGATGCCGTCCGCCATGTTGCGGACCGCTCCAACCTTAAGGGCTCATTTGCTAAGTCCATTAAGGAGGCGGAGAAGGAAGTCCGGCGGGCGGCATCCGAGTTGAGTCGGCGAACCGCCTCGGTCGAGAATGTCGCTTTAAAAGCAGAGAACCATCGCCTTACTCTCAGGGTCGACCTTCTCACCAAGGAAGTGGCGGCCCTGAAGGAGGTGGTGGAGTCCTTGTCGGCTAATTCTAGGCCGACTGAGGTGACGTCGGAGGGCGACTTCGATCGGAGGTTTGCCGATTTTCGGCTATTCTTAGACGCCCGctttggggccatagaggcccggcttccgccaGAGCCTCGCCTCCGCCCGCCTCTAGCAGCGGACAAAGGGGTGGCGCAACCAAAGCCCGCCCCGCAGACTAATGTCGCGTGGACAATTGTCCCTCCGGCCCCGGCTCCTTCTTCGGCCCCCTCATCTATCACTGAGAGAGATGGCAAGGCCTCCAAGGGCAAGGGCAAAGGCAAGAGGAAAGGGAAGAAGTCAGAGGGGGGAGTTGTACCGACTCCTGCCCCTGCTCCCGGCCCAAGCCAACCTGCTTCGGGCCTTTCGGCGGGCCCACCGTTTCCGCCACCCCTTTCAGAGGGATGGAACGTTGTGGCGCGTAAGCGCTCAAAGAAAGGGGCAAAAGCTGCTGCACCGGCGCAGACGCCTATAGCCGCAGTAACCAAGAGTCCTGCAAAGAAACAGGAGAAAGCGGCGGTCGCACTGCGTCCCCCGTCGGCGGCAGCAATAATTTTGACGGTGTCGCAGGATGCCGTCGCGAGAGGCATCACCTACGCTGAATTGATCGCCAGGGCGAAACAGAACATCGTCCTGGCGGATCACGGCATCAGCGGGATCGCCAAGATCTGCGTCGCCGCGACTGGCGCGCGGAAAATGGAGATCCCCGGGCCAGATGCGGAAAGAAAGGCGGACTCCCTCGCAGGGAAATTGAAAGAGGTCCTGGGGAGTGACGCAATAGTGTCCAGACCCTGTAAGTGCGTAGATATACGAATTCGCGGTCTGGACGACTCTGTAACTCCAGAGGAAGTGGCTCAGGCGATTTCGCGAACCGGAGGCTGCCCAGTGGAAGCAGTAAAGGTTGGCGCGGTCCGCAGCGGACCACGCGGAGAGGGTACGGCCTGGGCAAAATGTCCAATTGTGGCTGCAAAAAAGGTTGCAGATGCCGGAAGGCTACTGGTGGGGTGGGTCTCGGCTCGTATTAGTGTCGCTGAACCCCGCCAAATGCGCTGCTTCCGGTGCCTGGCCGCCGGTCACGCCCGGGCCGTTTGTGATTCCGAGTGTGACCGCAGCGACATCTGCTACCGCTGCGGTCAGGCCGGGCATAAGGCGGGGCAGTGCTCCgccgcaccgcgctgcatacTGTGTGTGCAGGCGAAGTTGCCGGCGGAGCACCGTCTTGGGGGTCCCTCCTGTAGGGCCCCCAAGCCCAAGAGTAAGGCAGGAAAGGCCTCTCAAAAGACGGGGGGTAAGGCTCCCCAGAACAATATGAATGGCCAGCCGTCACAGGCCGGGGAGGCAATGGAACTTGGCAATTAA